The DNA segment AAATAAGCACAGTTaattgatggtcattcaatcaacaacaataaatacgtagttgaacaagtagagaaatctaACGGCTTAATTATATAAAAACGTAATAAGAATTCATCCTACAAAATGTTCCATCAAaatcctagataacaaattagttattcataatagAATGAAAAACTACAATCTAGAATACATaaccaataataaaaataagaagaaggaagtgaaaacctcgtagaagaattctccgccttgtcCTGGCGTGATCTTGCTTCCTTGGGTCGAGTCTCCCCTCCAAAAACGTCTCCCCTCCAAAAACGTCTCCTCTCCAAAAGCATCTTTCTCTTTCACAAAAGTGAGTTTAAGAACTATTTATATGGGGTAGGGTTAGCATGGGGCGAAAATAATACAAGCCCACTTCGAAACATTCTTTTCAGGTTAGCTTGTTCACTCTCTCGTGTGCACGCGAGAGTGAACGAGTAaagttcttctctttttcttttccttctaagTCTCTCGTGCACTTCCATGTCTTTTTGCCATACTTCTCTATTTTTTTCTCAAGGTTTTCCTTAGCTAGCTCGTTCACTTTCTCGTATGCACGCGAGAGTGAACGAGCAAAATCCTTCTTTTGTCTTTTGGTCTCGAATCAActtttttgctcatttttcgTCCAACTTGCTCCTACACATGAGAATGCACGTAATGAGCATAATTTAATACAAAAACTCGTATAACCGCCCGTGACCACACACGTTATGAGATGAAAGTACACCGAAAAATATGCAATTTTGGTTGTTTATCATTGAACAACATGTATATAAGCTAGTGGTTCCAATTAATAAAACTGGAAGCCTAAAACTAAAATATACTAAAAGACGCTTAAATTTCTTTCATAAAATTCATCTAATAATGAAAGACAAAAAAAGCTATATTACTTTGATCTAGTAGTGAAAGTGCAACACATGGTGTGTAGGTTAGGCACACATCATGGTATTAACTCTTCCCTATGTAGAAATATGGTATTAAGTGAAAATGATAAAGGCATGAACCTATTATTCATCGAGTTTTGAACCTTACGACACTTGCATCTAAAATTTCTTAGTTAGAAAAATGAGacataaagaaaattattttatgatGTATTACATCAATCAAATGTGACAAAAATAGCTAATTTAGAGAATTTGAGTTGAAAATAGAAAGTAAAGTCATGAGAAACATGAAAAAAGACTATACATAGTGGAAGAAAAATAGAATTGATGaaagataaaaatattatttaatttaatAAGAAAAATGCCGTATTAACTCACTCAATCATAATTctataaaatttttaaaaaattaaaatttaaaatcttttattaataattatatgaatataaattatatactatataataatataattatatttCATATTTTTGGGGCCTTAAATATTTTGGCCTAAGGCAAGGACTTCTCATGCTTACCCCCGAGCCGCCCTTGCTAAACACTTTACTCAAAGGTGGAAACTTTGCTTCTCTTGAACATTTAATCTGTGCATGTGATCTAGCTAATTAAGTACTATTCCTCTTTCTTTTAATGAGACGCAATGTAGGTCGGGAAGTAACGTGGTCTGTAAAATTTAGTGATTTTTTTAATTAGCAACAAATACTAATTTATTCATTTTAGTACTGTAAAAATCGTAAATTGAAAGACCATTTGGAAAATTATCTCGCACAAATAAGAAAGGAAGATATTTTAGCCATTTCACATGCATGGTCTAAAACTAGATAATCAGCACATATATACACGTCAATAAATTATGTGAATATAAGGTCATGTTCATAATTTCTCTGTGCAAAAATACTAGTAGTACGAGTGACAAAGTTCtcaacgaaaaaaaaagaaaaaaagaaaaaaaaagggaataaaTAGTTTGAAGAACCCAGTTCAAGAAGTATATCTTCTAGGATCAGTAACATTAATCTTCCAATGTTCATCTATTAATCCCATTTCTTCTGCCTTCTTTCTACTCCAGTATAACTCAATTTTCCTCTGCCTTGTTAATCCACAAAATTTCTGTAGATTCTCATCCATTTGATCATGGAGCTTCCACCATATCCTGTGCGCGATATCACTAGCATAAACACGTAAAAATCCAACGTCCCAATTACAATCATAGTCCCTGTAACATACCCATGGCTTTAATCCTAGATAGTGTATTGCGTACAGTTGTGGAGGATCTGCATCGAATAATTGGTTCTTCACACTAACGTCATTCGAATTCTCAAAATTTTTGAAGAAGTTTAGTCTTCTGGGCAATCTATGCCACCATACAAATACTTCATTAAGGAAACCTTGGTCACCTCCATTATATGATATAATTTCTCTTTGATGTTGCATGAACATGCGAAACGTGCAATTTGATGGCTCGATCACCATTACTCCAGAATTAAAGATTGATCTAGCATTACCTGTAATAGTATTAATTAGAAGATCTAAATTATAGAGTCAATGTATGAATAGTCTAATGTGTGTATATATACTAGCTCTTGATCTCCATTTTAATTTACGTGTTTTGCGTTCCATGTTTAAAAAAGAATGTCATTTCTATATTTAATTTGAACATCTTTATTTTACTCTCAATACACTCCCTTATAGAATGACATGACATGTTTTTACACAACAAGTTTCAAATAACATTTTTGAAACATAAGATTCAAAAGTTTTCCTTATAATTCTTAAATTTTTTATCCAGTCAAACTAAGACACGTATAATAAAATGGATGGAATATGCAATAAAgttatgtatgtatatgtatgtgtgtATGTATTCTTAGCAAAAGAAGGGCACCCGCTGCTTCTGTACTGAATTACATGTACTTATTTAATACTATTAATTGTGGACGATCCAATATAAATCTATACGTACATATAACCATTTTGATAATTACGAATATGTAATTGGAGTTAAAGTCAATAAGGTGTACCTGTAGCTGACATTTGAGGAAAATGGAAAAGAAAGTCGATGTTACGAAGAACGATAATGTCAGCATCAATGAAGATGATCTTTTCATAGTCAGTGAGTTGCCATAACCTGAACTTGCTGTAATTGTATTCATTGTACGTGTCTTTCTCAGCTCTAGGGTTTCTAATCCTCCTTATGAACCGTAGTTTCCAGCCGGCTTTAACCAGAGCGTCGCGGTTGGGTCCGGAGATGCTTTTGTCAAGGAGAAGGATAAGGTCACGTTTGGTTCCAGTTCGGAGTAGACTCTGAGCTAGGGTTATTGCACCACAAACATATGTTGCAGAGGAATGAAGAATTGTAGCGTAAGCTTCTCTACTAATTGCTAACTTTGTGTTGCTTTCAACGTTGGAGATATCATAGGCGTTGATTTCTGGAATCAAAATAACATTATATCATTTATTATTAATGTATTACAACTAGGAAAAATTCTAAGATTGAAGATAAATATGGAATGCAATTATCAGTTGCACACATAATCAAAGAAAGTGAGGTAAATGAAGTCGCAAACATAAAATATTCTCTAATTTTGGGGGCATGCACTTGAGAATATGGAGTTTCTGCTCCAACTGATGTGTATCTTATGAAAGTTTTCAGAATTATATTTTCTAAGAAATGATAATTTGGTTCCCTGAGACTACCTTTTTGTTAGTTAATAATTGATAGAAAGCAGAAAGCTCCACCtagcaattaaaataaaaaaagaaagaaaatcacttTGCGCGTTATGTTTAACAGTTTTTATTTCTTGAAGTTTTTAGTATATGATGAGGAGTTAATAAGTCAAAGAAAGAGAGTAATGAGTTTTCGTTCATTTTGTATTCAACAAATAAAAACCATCTTTTTATTGTGTAATTTTCATAACAGCTTTACCCCTTGACTGTCATAATCAACTTCCCACCAATAATTGACGAGTTCAAGTTTTATACGATAATATTTATACAATTAAATTACTTAAAAATTAATTTGCaaataaatatatttattaaTAACATGTACAGTGATTAGTAACATAGTCCAAATGGCAAGTAATATGTCATAATATGTTAAATTATATTGAtggaataaaaaaaattaacgGCCAGTGTTTGCAACAAATCTATAATGTTATTTTAATTCGGCTGTcttaattaaataataaaatatcaacAATCTTAGGATTCAGTTCCCCTCCACTCCGTCAACAACATTTAAGAAGAGTCTAACTTCACATGACTGACAGTCATAGATTTGCCCCCTACTTGGCACgtagatttatttatttattttggtttATAAGCTTCAAAATACAAGTTTTGGCAGACTCTTATTGGTGCCTCATCTTAATTAATGGAGATTAATCTATTATGCTGTTACTGCATTATATTAATTCTAGCAAATAGATTAATCAAGTTCTTATTGTAACAAATTaaagcaaagaaaagaagaaagaaaaaatgcaAATACAATGAAATCACACATGTATAAAATTTGAAACTGTAACATACCTTTTTCCCTGAGAGACAAAGCCAACTTGCAAGAACCAATTGGCAGTGAAATTTTTTGCTCCAACTTAGCCAAATTTGGCTCATAATACCACCAATCACCTTCTCTTCTCTTTAAATCTTTACACCTAAAAATCTCCATCATTGGCCTACACTTACTCAAGAACATCAACTTCATCTTCCCATTCTTACCCCTTTTTCTCTTCACTGCCAAATTTGCTACCACAAGATGCAATTGTAGCCTAAAAACATCCCTTCTCCACCCTTCTTCTGGATATTTGCATGGCAATTTCACGACTATCATGTCCATGTAACTGTAGCTATAGACAGGTGGCATTGGTATCTCTGGACATGTTGGCCGATTATCCATCTCCTCTAATTCCTCATCTATCTGTCCTGGAAATAAAGGTAGCAAGATCAATTCATCTTTTAGGCAGTGACGAAGTCAGGAAATTTAATAAGGATATTCAAATTTTGAACACTTTTAGCCAGTGGGCTATACAAAGGTattcaaaatttaattttttatttatttattaatagcGAGTAATATTTTATCCTATACATAGTATAATTTTTTGGGGTAATTAGTTGACCACCATTGACCATACCTAGCT comes from the Nicotiana sylvestris chromosome 4, ASM39365v2, whole genome shotgun sequence genome and includes:
- the LOC104239094 gene encoding UDP-glucuronate:xylan alpha-glucuronosyltransferase 2-like, with the protein product MKSLPSKALIIKINLVFLVCFLVAYAALLHWQLSSVYHEYAASRPVTCSSCECNHKVEAGIKMKEVLEEQTVNGTKAIVKKKVKHKKPSFLNGMGRGMKIVMVNMEEEDISEWRAHEHITTVQFEKVSELLEWNDLFPGQIDEELEEMDNRPTCPEIPMPPVYSYSYMDMIVVKLPCKYPEEGWRRDVFRLQLHLVVANLAVKRKRGKNGKMKLMFLSKCRPMMEIFRCKDLKRREGDWWYYEPNLAKLEQKISLPIGSCKLALSLREKEINAYDISNVESNTKLAISREAYATILHSSATYVCGAITLAQSLLRTGTKRDLILLLDKSISGPNRDALVKAGWKLRFIRRIRNPRAEKDTYNEYNYSKFRLWQLTDYEKIIFIDADIIVLRNIDFLFHFPQMSATGNARSIFNSGVMVIEPSNCTFRMFMQHQREIISYNGGDQGFLNEVFVWWHRLPRRLNFFKNFENSNDVSVKNQLFDADPPQLYAIHYLGLKPWVCYRDYDCNWDVGFLRVYASDIAHRIWWKLHDQMDENLQKFCGLTRQRKIELYWSRKKAEEMGLIDEHWKINVTDPRRYTS